DNA from Lagenorhynchus albirostris chromosome 3, mLagAlb1.1, whole genome shotgun sequence:
CATCTCTTAAAAAGTTTAAGTAAGTAATAATAGCATGAACAAGGTGGGAACATTTGAATCCTTAAGAAAATGAACTGTGATAAGTACTttagaaatagaattactgtgTTAATTATAAATCATTCAGTTTAGCAAACATCTTTTAAGGTCCTTTGGGATTTAAGGCTACTGGATAATCAATATAATCTAAGTAATGTCATTTGCTTAGTTTTTATATGAACTTGACAGCatgcattttattaaaattcagttGCTATCTAGATATTAGTCTGAATTAAtacagttttatgtttttttttttttctcatttaggggagttaatttattcatttaaagacCTCCTACCTGATTGGGaactaagaagaaaaagagatcttAATAGCTTAAACAAATGAGTTGTTAACTTTCATATTTTATTGTGCCATCAGAGCTTAAAAGTTTGATTTGTCATAGAATCTGTGCTATTAAGCATTGACTCCATTTTGTAATTAACCAAAATTTACACATTTGTACAactatcataaataaaatattttctagggacttccctggtggcacagtggttaagaatctgcctgccaatgcaggggagatgggttcaagccctggtctgggaagatcccccatgccgtggtggaactaatcccatgtgccacaactactgagcccgtgcgcctagagcctgtgctctgcaacaagagaagccaccgctatgagaagcccgtgcaccgcaacgaaaagtagccccctctcgccgcaactagagaaagcccacgcagagcaacaaagacccaatgcaaccaaaaataaagtaaaaattaaaaaaaatatatattttctataatgagCTTTCTTTACTTCTTACTTGAGCTCTCTGGACTTGGCTTTAACTGGAAATAAAGAAATCATAATAGTATTTGTCAGGTCCAGAATCTAAAGCGAAAGTTTGTATTTTGTAAGTACCAGTCTTTTTGGATGTTAAACACACTTCAGGATACATCCTAAATAGCAAAATTCAAATAGTTAACAGTAGATTATCTACCTAACTCTAGCAAATGAAGAACAGAGTCAATTAAATCATTTGTTATATATTGTAATTTACTGAAACTATTTTGGTTAACTTTTGCATAATATATACTTCTATAAGTGCCTGTGTGAAGACATTTGGTTAGATTTTATATAGGCACTTTGGAGAAACCTCATTTAGTTCTCTATTTTGCACAGATTTTGTTTTGAGGGAGTAATCCTTTTCTGGGACAAATTAAGACTTTTGGAAAATACCTtaacattttctgattttaaatagtatttagtAAATTGATTTTGGTGTAACAGTTATACCTGTTATGACTAAATTATTAATGCTGTTTATAAACACCTTGCTTATTAACAGGGAATAATTTCCTCACCTAGCCacatagttgataacactgtgcCATTATTTGCAGTGTCCCTTAGGCTTTCCAATCCGCTAcctgcaaacattttaaaaattagttttatctCTTGTTTAGAAGAAGGCCAGATAATATTTACTATTCTATCTCATTCTGATCTTCAGAATTTGGAATATGTAGTTAAATAATAGTAGATGGGGCAATGAGTAAAATCCTAAGGCATTTGTAAACTTCTAGCAGGAGTCAGAATGTTAGAAAGTTTTGAGGTTTCTCTGCTTTTATTTGccttgaaaaatgttttctaattttttttaagtggcattATGGTATAATAGTAGGAAGAATGTGGGTTTTAGAGTCATGAGGGGAACTTTAAAGATACACCTGCCAGACATTGTATTAAGCCCTTCACATACTTCCCTGTGTGGCACTAGCTTACAAACTTTGCTATCTTGCAGAAGTCATTTGAtttctctgattttcattttgtaaaaggtttataaagttttttttctccCAACTCATAGAGTTAGATCATATGAAATATGAAAAGTGCTTTGTGAACTATAAATTGTTTAATGGATGattgatttaaaaattcagtaggaTATACCTACCACTATAAATAGAAGACAATAAAAGCTAACGTTTAGTAAGATCTTACCATGTGCTAGACACTGTAAAGTACTTACTTTATATAGGTAACTTTATTTAATCCTAATTATAGTTTTATGTGTTAGGtactattatcttcattttaaagaacaaGAAACTTAAGCAGAGAGAAGTTAAGTAGCTGGTAAATGGTAGAGCTGGTATTCAAACCGAGGTAGTCTGAttctagaacctgtgctcttgACTGAACACTTACAATATTGGTTTTCTTATGAAAATAGttactttatccattttgccATTGTTCTCCTCACTAACAAGAAACCTTTTTGtaccttttcttttgttcttttggccagctaaatgttttcaaaatactttaGTTTAAGTCTTTTACTATTCCTCTGTATAGCAGCATTGCAAACTTTGTCACAAACTAGCcattttacagtttgtttttccCTTAGTAATCTTTATAACATAGAATTTGGAAAAGTATAACTTTGTATAGGCAAAAAGCgtccccaaattcttttttttaaaaaatttatttatttatttatttatttttggctaccttgggtcttcattgctgcacgtgggctttctctagttgcagtgagtgggggctactctttgatgtggtgtgcaggcttctcattgcagtggcttctcttgttgcagagcatgggctctaggctcatgggcttctcattgcagtggcttctcttgttgtggagcatgggctctaggtgtacgggcttcggtagttgtggcacatgggctcaatagttgtggctcgcgggcttagttgctctgtggcatgtgggatcttcctggaccggggctcgaacctgtgtcccctgcattggcaggtggattcttaaccactgcgccacagggaagtctTCCAGAttcttaataatgtttttatttcttatggCAGCATTTCATTAAACACAGAAAGTAAAAACTTTATTAGTGTTTTACTGTCATTTTGATaaaattgcttaattttttttcctgtttgtaagGAAATCTACCATTGTCGAAGACAAATAAAGTACAGCAAAGACAAGATGTGGTATTTGGCAAAATTGGTAAGCTAAAATGACTATTACCGTATAATATATAGGGAAAGAAGCTACAAATTTTACCCCAGGatttgaaaaaagcaaaaaaacttgCCCTGTTTTTTCCAAAAAGTGAGgaatataattacatttttagaCATTTCGTAGGTAATCCAAAAGTGATAGTTCAGAGATTGGtggttttgcttaatttttacctCCTGACAAACTAAATCATATTGGATATATAGATACTTTAGAAGAAAGGCATCAAGAACCTGGCTATAGTTAGAGAATCCAGGAAGTAAACTTACATATGTAAAAGTTGATTCAACCTATTTTAAAACTGTTGCCTTTGTAAGTTTTTTAtctcaaaaatgaaatttatatatgAGAGAAGACAAAAGCAGCAAATACACATGTAATACATTTCTTCTATAGGAGAAGGAGATGCCTTTAGTGCCTACTGTGATCCTTGCCAGCCTGTGATCTTTCTCTGTCATGTCTgctctcttttattattattgaaaccATTATAATCCAGGTTTAGtggttaaaaattttaagttcgaTTTTGACCTACAGAGGGTGGTGGCATCCCTTCTCaaacttgttttcttctcttttgcctGCATTTAGTTACctatttttattaatgaaaaaagtttttcccccacttttattgagatgtaattaacATGTAACTAGTTAGCTAATTTTAGAAGTTATTTGGATTATGTAAGACTTTTACTTTTCACTGAAAAGGGAATACTGACTTTGTAaactaatttgtttattttctcttgtctGTTACCCTTTAATTCTAGATACGAGGAATGTCCATTGACCAGGCTCTGGCTCAGTTGGAATTCAGTGACAAAAAAGGGGCCCAGATAATTAAAGAGGTAAACTAAGATTGGTGGGGAGGGAGCGAATAGTTGGCTTGCAGGTGTTAGTAAGCTTTGCCTAAATCCTGAATTCGCTAGTGTAAATGCATAGTTTATATAATACAGATTTAGGGGACTCAGTTTTATTAATGTCCTTATACCTTAGGAATGTTCTGTgctttaagtatttattttttccttagatGCTTTTATTTGCACCAGATAGTGATTTATGTTTTATGATCTGTCTGTGAAGTGAAGTGATAcatcttatttttaatgattgGGGGCttgataaactttttaaaagatttttttttttgtaagttccACAACTGAGAGCTTGGGATTTTATAACTAGTTGAGTAGAAAGAGCACTGTACTGGGACTCAGGGGAGTTGGAGTCTTATCTTTTCTCTGATAGTTTCTGTTGTGATTTTGGGCAAGACACTTGTCTGGTTCcatttttctcacttgtaaaCTAGGTGGGGTTGGATTGGATGATCTCTAAAGACACTTCTAGCTCTAAATGTAGTTGATTCACTAGGTGCACATGACTGTTGATATTTGTGCTGACTCATTCTAGGCACATGAGTGTTTTTGTTTCAAAAAGCTGAGTTGAGGACATCTGGGGATATTAGCATTATTTCCTATAGTTCAGTTAATTTTCATATAAAGTCATATCTTTTAGTGGGTGAATATTTAAGGTGGTTGGATTCAGACTTCTAAGAGGCTCTATTGTAAtgcttgtatttatttccattcagAATGCAGTTACTAATTATCTGTTGTGTACCCAGCTTTGTACTACATTCTTCATCTTTAAAGGAGGGAAAGATCGGATTTCTGTTATTTCTGACAACAGTtgtcctatttaaaaaaatgtgttctggAGGAAGTTAATTCAAAATATCCTTGGAGtataaatttaataattctttttaaaaaaaatttatttatttatttatctttggctgcactgggtcttcctttctgtgcactggctttctctagttgcagtgagagggggctactctttgttgtggtgcatgggcttctcatcgtggtggcttctcttgttgtggagcatgggctctgggcgcatgggcttcagcagttgtggcacacgggctcagtagttgtggctcgtgggctctagagctcaggctcagtagttgtggcccacgggcttcgttgcttcgcggcatatgggatcgtcccagaccagggctcgaacctgtgtcccctgcattggcaggcggattcccaaccactgcaccaccagggaattcccaaatttaATAATTCTTAAAGGAAATTTTCAAGTATGATTTTCTCTACTTGTCTGATGTTGTTAATGGTTATTTTGGATCTAAAGTTTAAGAATTTTCAATAAGATTTAGCCCTTGAGCTTCTTGAACTTGACAAGTCTATGAATCAAAGCCATAATGCCCATTACCAAGGGTACTGCTGCAAGTGTTGTTATCTCCTCCTTTACAGCTTACACATTCCATTTAAAACTTAGCAGGACCTGGACTGTGTTCTTTGCATTTGCAATTCTTGTCTGAGGAAGGAAAGCTCACTGTATCCCTTTTCCTTAGTACTGTTATAATTtgatattctctttttaaaattgactgCAATAGGAAGGCATGTGATTAGCAGTCATAGAGATAACaataagaaatgagaaatttaatTCTGTTTTAGTTCAGGTCAGCCATATGAatgcctttcttttccttatttaagGTTCTCTTAGAAGCACAAGATATGGCAGTGAGAGACCACAATGTGGAATTCAGATCCAATTTATATATAGGTAAGATCTTTAATATTCTTAGCTTTGGAAAATGGCTTCCAACAGTGATGCCAAATTCTTTATCTAATAACAGTCTTTGATATCTAAATACTTTGGACTGTGTTTGCTAGTGAAAATTGCTGGTAATAACTTATTCTTCAGCCTTCAGCATGCTAATGTTAGTCAGTTGTAAATGGTCCTAACTTTACTGCTTTATTGTTACCTGTTCCGTAATGAGACTGAGATCATGAAACCTATTGctgataattattaaataatggaTATCAAGATGATATATAGAGTGGTCCGTTAATCATAATGAAACTATGGAAGaatgtaactgattttttaaaaaatgaattctttgTCAACCCAAAGGAGATGTATAAAGGATCACAGGtggacttaaaaaaatctttatttataatGTGCCAAGCCAGGTGCCTAATCCCTAAAGGTATCCTATAAGTTAGTCTTCCATTTACCAGAATGGAAAATCTGTTGAACTCTAAAAGCCAAGGGGCCTTCGAAGGCTCAGATGACCCAGATGTGTTGGTTCCCGTTTGTTATTACATCCTGAAGCATTACCTCAGCTTTGTATGCTTGTTCCACATCACATTAAATTAATGTGTGGGAATATGTTTTGGGAAGCCTGGTACACTGTACAAATGTAAGGGATTTTTTGGTTGCATACCTTCATAATGCTCCTTTTTTAGAAAGAGATCAATGGTTATTACAAAGCTCTCCCCCCGCTCCCCTAACACCACAGTAAAGTAGAGCAGTGGCTGGAGTTACTGCAGCAATTACTGCTAACCTCAGCAGTTTTGTAATCAAACAGAGATGTTGATGTCAAAGCAAAATTTTCTCAATCTGCCAAACCTGCATATGAGAAGGACTGTTTTACCTAAAGCTATTTTAAACTCAAAATACGGGAACTGCTGCTCTCCAAATGGAGGGTAAAAGGCTGAATCATTCTGGGGGAAGTTAGCTGTGCCTTATAGTttttcaaaaattagaattttaaaaaaaacatctaaATTGCACTTTGTCATATAACCTCTGCTCTACTGGAGATATTTATTCTGATTTAGTTAGTACCTTACCTCAACTCACCTGGAATTGATGCTGGCAACCACACCTacttctgaaattcaaatgagTTATGATTTTCAACtgaaatatcttattttaaagcTGAATCTTGTATAACTAATTACATTCTTATACAGAGGGGAATCAAATGGCAACTCAGAAGATGCAGTCCACAGTAATTAAtcataagcatttttttctggAAGCAGCATGAATAAATAATGCTGGAAGGACCCAGAATCATTGGAAGAGATGAAATAAAGAGCAAGACCGTTTGCTTAAAACCTCTTGGTGACCTTTCCTGCTCCATGACTGAATatgaaatcaaatttatttaattttgttcaaCTTTATAGGAATATTGGCTTCTTAGCTGATAGGCAACATTTCATAATGGAAATCAGATGCAAGTGAAATGGGATTTGTGTTAAATATGTTTCAACAGTTGTAGTACTGTTGAGAGAGAGGGTGAGGAGCTTAATCCTGTCTTCccaaatgaaggagcaaagtcCAATGTTGCCTTTAAGCAAAAATCAACTTAACCAGTCCCATGTGAATGGTCCTTTAATGCATTGGTCTCTTTAGGCACATTTCTGCTGAAAAACCTCTGCCCTTCCTACACCTTCCTTTCATGTAGTCCTGGGTCAAAATCTCTTTTCTTAAGTAGGGCTAATAACTTTGGATTTGtcttatgattttaaaaactcatttgctAAGTATTTTGTTGCCTAATTCCATTATGAAGGAAAAAGAGATGAGTACCCCCAGGAAGATGAAGTATCTGACCACGACACATCAGGCATTTTATCCCTGTATTTGCTAAACTTCCCTGATAAGAATCGTCTGAGGTTCTTATTAAAGATACAGATTCCCAGGCCTCACCACAGACTTACTGAATCTGAAACcccaggggagaggcctgggtAAGTTCTATTCATTCTTACCTATAAAATCTGGGAAATGGATTTATCTTCTTACAGTCTTTGAAAAGGCCTAGACATTTTATTCCGTAGACTTCTTTTAGAGCTTTGAAAGACTAGTTACTTGTTGGCTACTGTTTCGGCTCAGCAATAGCTCTTTCAGTCCCCTGAAATAAGTAAGTACTGGCATTTTAAGGGACTTGCTTTTTTGGTAGCATATGTTCTCATTATGTGGTAATTCCCTCAAATGCTTGTCATCAGTCTAAAGCTAATACCTGGTGTTGCATGACCACAGACTTTGaaagttcatttccttttcagaCTTACAATGATGACTAATGACACTGTGAACAGGCCTTAACAAGTGGACATGGACTAATAAAATGTCACTGCTTCATGATTCATGACATCTATAGTAGTTCACTTCAGGGAAAGTGAACGACTGACTTTGTAAATCAGTTTTCTGGGCTAAgaatgatgaaggagaaagggggagagTTTCTAAAGTTAAGTCAAGATTCGTATTTACCTAAATACAAGTAATAGGAAATAttgacaatattttaaatatggtaCCTGCTGGGCATTATCTTTAGAAGAGCATTATCTTGGGCATTATCTTTAgaaggttgtttccacttttgagatgtctttatgttttttctttctttcaaaaagtaTTTGAGTGCCTTCAGTGAGTATACCACACACACAGTTAGGTGATGGTATATCTTTTATAGCAATTTAAAACATTAAGCACAAGTAGTTTTGTTCTTTGACAGTAATAGCCCTTTGGAAGAATACATAAATTGTTCTCCCTAGTTGGAACAAAACCACGTACACTATTAGTATTGTATGTACTTGGAaaactttgaaatttattttagaatttgagCAAATTTACCAGAGACATCTGTATTGAAAAAATGATATTAATTAGCAGAAGATGTATTTCAAAATCATTTCTGTTCCTTATGGGGCATGAACTTTGGGGACAATACAAGAGGAGTGTAAGTTTTGTTGAGGAAGTAACTTTTACAGGTGAAATATGAACACGTACACAAGGTAGCGTATGGTTTGGGACCAAAAAGAGTAACAGGTAAATGGTATTGTTGGAATAGAGAAGAGGAGGTCAGTATAGGTTAAAATAGTCATGGAGATTTTCTAGACAATTTTAGCTTTTAAAGATACGCTTTTGGGGATCTGAAGGAGTGTCCAAGACGAAAAATTTTCAAAGTGAGGTAACCACTTAAGCAAAGGCACATAGGTTGGGATGAGCAGTAAGTGTGTGGTACAGTGAGTAGAACAGTGCAGAGGAAGTAGAGGCTTGCCTTAGAGGAGATGAAATTGAAAAGGTGAACATGGCCTAGATTTCAGAGGGCTGAACATGGCAAGCTGTGGCATTTGGTTAAAACAGTATTGACGAGGAACCACAGGAGGTTTTTGGGTAAGAGATTTATGTTATTAAGGCAGTGTTTTAAGACTATTAACTCTAAGCATTGGTTTTGAAATTGTGCTCTGAGGCCtccaggggtggggcctgggtcAAGCAGAAAGACTTCCTGGTCACTGCTTTATCCTTAGAGCCCAGGATGGCGCTTCACACCCAGCAGGAACTTGGAATTTCTATATGTTGGGTGAATGAATGGCAGCAGTTTTGGATCTACTCTCACCCGTGTTTCATTCTTAACAGATTCACGTGAAAGTAGGCATCTAcgtattgtttcatttaattgaaATGGTTCCGTACTAAAGCAGTTTGAAatgactccacgcttccaattcaggggccacgggttcgatccctggtcagggaactaagatcctgcatgctgtgtggtgcggccaaaaaaaaaaaacaattcggAATTTATACTCTAAGCCCTGATTTCATTCAGATGTCCgagtggctgtgttgggtattccCATTCCAGAGTGTTAAAGAACCCTGGTGTTTCAgaagaattaatgtttttgttttgacaTAAAAAAGGGATGGCATTATTTGCATAAAGGTAAGCAGATGATATTTTCTGGATTAAGGAGGAAATCATAACTGGCATTTAGCAGGTATTGAGTGTCTTCTCTTCTGTATTTTgggagagatggaaggaaaatGGTAGTTAACGTAGACCCTCATAGGGTTGATCATTGTGTTTTGATAGATTATGTAGTCCTGCACAGTTAGCTAATTTTGATACTTCCTTCACTGGAGTAGTATTCCTTATTCTCAGGGTATTTGGAAACTGGTGCTCAAGTTGGGTAGAGTAGCAGTTTTGGATAAAATTAGCTACCATGTTTGTAAAATCTTTTTAGAAGTTTCTACACTCTTCCCAATGTCACTGTTTTTGTTTGTAGGATTCCTCCTGACAAGTGGATTCAGGGCACCTGGTAGTACTGTATTATAAAGTGATTTGTGTAATGCtgctttttctttggaaaaattaactttttttttaaattgaggtataattgatgtataacattatattactttcaggtgtacaactgAATGGTTCAGTATTGCAAAGTGATtacaagtctagttaacatctgtcaccatacatagttacagaattttttttcttgtgatgagaacttttaagatctattgtcttaacaacttttaaatatgcaatacggtattattgactatagtcaccatgctgtacattacatccccatggcttatttattttatcactggaagtttgtaccttttgactcccttcacccatttcacccacctgccccccacccccatctttggAAATTCTTAAATTCATTTCTTTAGTGCCAGTAGGTGAAGTTGATAAAAGGGTGGTAGTTCTCTCCTTATCTCACTGAGACCCTAGGCAGTTTTCTTTATCACTTTCATCCTTAGCTTTCTCTTTGGCAAAGCTAGGGTGCTTCTGCTGAAACCATTTCATGAGAGGTTTGTAGTTAGAGGGTTGTGGAGCACATACTTTGATATGGTCCCTGCAATATAAAGTTCTGTCACAGTAAAAGAATGGTGAGTATTGAAGTGAATTAATTTGCTACATATGCTAtagattttgcctttttaaaaggcTTATTAAATTAACTAAAAACGTAAGACTAAGTAAATTCAGAAGGTGGTAGAAGGTAATTACTACCCTGATTTACTGTGGGTGAACAGGTGAACAGATTTCTTCTTGTGCTGTTTAAGAGGTTTCTTCAAATTTTGCAGGGTCAAACTTTGACATGTTGAATGGGAGAGGGGAGATGAGGGGACAGATGTGATACAGGAGTTCCTAAACCTGGCTGTGAATCAGAATTGCTTGGGGTGTGGGGGAGTGTTGTTTGCTCAGGATTTAATTTTCAAAGCCCACTCCAAATATCGAGTATCTAGAGATGGGATCTCAGcatcagcattttaaatatgttccCTAAGTTAGTTTGATGTAGTAGCCTGAGGACAGCATTTGGGAATCATTGGTTCCAAAGGAACAGTTAGAATATAATACAGTTAGAATAAAATCAGAACGTCATCCCTCAGCCTCCAGGGCTCTGTGTAATCTTGCCTTCATTTCTGATCTCGTCCCCTTGTTTGTATCACTCTTTCCCTTGCTTACTATGCTTCAGCAGGTTCTGTTCCTGAACCAAGCGAAGCATGTTCCTACCAttgggcctttgcacttgctgttccctcttcttGGAACACCTTGCCCCTAGATATTTGCATGAATGATTCATTCTGGTCTTGGATCAAATGTCTCTTCCTCAAGGATGCCTCTTGACACCCTCCAGTCTCAAGTTGCCTCCCAGCACCCAATCAGTCTCTGTCACatcactgttttctttattcGTAGCACTTGTCACTAACTAAAATGatcatgtttattttctctctttctcctctagaGTGTGCACTGCACAGAGCCAGGGCCCTTGCTATTTTTGTTCACTCCTATTTCTGCAGCACCTGGAGTAGAGCCTGGTCCTTAGTAAGGAAGGACTCAGGAGATACTTGTCTTGAGACAAACCTGCTGTAGCCAGCCTGTGAGCTCATGTAGTCTTAGAATCCAGTTGAGGAAAGGGCAGAAATTGCTCAGCTGATCAAGCTGTAATCTTGTGGATACAGTTGtttcctataattttctttttcttctctgtctagCTCAGTCCACCTCGGGGCGAGGCCAGTACCTGAAACGCATCCGATACCACGGCAGAGGTCGCTTTGGGATTATGGAGAAGGTTTTTTGCCATTATTTTGTGAAGTTGGTGGAAggccctccacctccacctgagGCACCAAAGACAGCAGTCGCCCACGCCAAAGAGTATATCCAGGAGCTTCGCAACCGGACCATCATTCACACTCTATGATGGGGGTATTAAGACTCCAcagtgtatatattttaccattcATTTCctaaaaccaacaaaaattaaagacagatgCTTTTTATGATTTGTCATTGAATTATTGAAATATGAAGTAC
Protein-coding regions in this window:
- the MRPL22 gene encoding large ribosomal subunit protein uL22m isoform X1, with the translated sequence MGNSSVSQRIHVRAPGGGTTQPQRGVQPTSETGTRLSLDDCALWMQNLRGKLALGFRGVHPFVFPVRHFSSHSVLPQSHIHTSASLEISRKWEKKNKIVYPPQLPGEPRRPAEIYHCRRQIKYSKDKMWYLAKLIRGMSIDQALAQLEFSDKKGAQIIKEVLLEAQDMAVRDHNVEFRSNLYIAQSTSGRGQYLKRIRYHGRGRFGIMEKVFCHYFVKLVEGPPPPPEAPKTAVAHAKEYIQELRNRTIIHTL
- the MRPL22 gene encoding large ribosomal subunit protein uL22m isoform X6 produces the protein MDAESEGEAGLREIYHCRRQIKYSKDKMWYLAKLIRGMSIDQALAQLEFSDKKGAQIIKEVLLEAQDMAVRDHNVEFRSNLYIAQSTSGRGQYLKRIRYHGRGRFGIMEKVFCHYFVKLVEGPPPPPEAPKTAVAHAKEYIQELRNRTIIHTL
- the MRPL22 gene encoding large ribosomal subunit protein uL22m isoform X4, translating into MQNLRGKLALGHFSSHSVLPQSHIHTSASLEISRKWEKKNKIVYPPQLPGEPRRPAEIYHCRRQIKYSKDKMWYLAKLIRGMSIDQALAQLEFSDKKGAQIIKEVLLEAQDMAVRDHNVEFRSNLYIAQSTSGRGQYLKRIRYHGRGRFGIMEKVFCHYFVKLVEGPPPPPEAPKTAVAHAKEYIQELRNRTIIHTL
- the MRPL22 gene encoding large ribosomal subunit protein uL22m isoform X2, whose product is MAAAILGRLGALWMQNLRGKLALGFRGVHPFVFPVRHFSSHSVLPQSHIHTSASLEISRKWEKKNKIVYPPQLPGEPRRPAEIYHCRRQIKYSKDKMWYLAKLIRGMSIDQALAQLEFSDKKGAQIIKEVLLEAQDMAVRDHNVEFRSNLYIAQSTSGRGQYLKRIRYHGRGRFGIMEKVFCHYFVKLVEGPPPPPEAPKTAVAHAKEYIQELRNRTIIHTL
- the MRPL22 gene encoding large ribosomal subunit protein uL22m isoform X5, which encodes MHFSSHSVLPQSHIHTSASLEISRKWEKKNKIVYPPQLPGEPRRPAEIYHCRRQIKYSKDKMWYLAKLIRGMSIDQALAQLEFSDKKGAQIIKEVLLEAQDMAVRDHNVEFRSNLYIAQSTSGRGQYLKRIRYHGRGRFGIMEKVFCHYFVKLVEGPPPPPEAPKTAVAHAKEYIQELRNRTIIHTL
- the MRPL22 gene encoding large ribosomal subunit protein uL22m isoform X3; the encoded protein is MAAAILGRLGALWMQNLRGKLALGHFSSHSVLPQSHIHTSASLEISRKWEKKNKIVYPPQLPGEPRRPAEIYHCRRQIKYSKDKMWYLAKLIRGMSIDQALAQLEFSDKKGAQIIKEVLLEAQDMAVRDHNVEFRSNLYIAQSTSGRGQYLKRIRYHGRGRFGIMEKVFCHYFVKLVEGPPPPPEAPKTAVAHAKEYIQELRNRTIIHTL
- the MRPL22 gene encoding large ribosomal subunit protein uL22m isoform X7, producing the protein MWYLAKLIRGMSIDQALAQLEFSDKKGAQIIKEVLLEAQDMAVRDHNVEFRSNLYIAQSTSGRGQYLKRIRYHGRGRFGIMEKVFCHYFVKLVEGPPPPPEAPKTAVAHAKEYIQELRNRTIIHTL